From the genome of Polyangiaceae bacterium, one region includes:
- a CDS encoding serine/threonine protein kinase, translating to MSDSTNSTLQPGDVLLGKYRVERVLGQGGMGMVVAARHQQLGELFAIKVMLPEVLEHPEALERFLREARASARLRGEHVARVHDVGTLESGAPYMVLEYLEGTDLDNVISSRGALGIGEAASYVYQACEALLEAHALGIVHRDLKPPNLFMIRRPNGTPCIKVLDFGISKELGGDAINPKLTKTGTIMGSPLYMSPEQMLDAKDADTRSDIWSLGVILYELATGKLPFIAENMTEIVAKVLSTQPLPPSQVCPGMSPAFDVLVGRCLDKNRDTRFQTVQEFMAALRPFVNEKDVAGAGAARDGSSSMAQSAVGWGQETLAAGSHVVGNRTGRFSNRTWIAASALAAAVLLGGIAFVATRPAANELTTPPVPTLNSAAMADSAIPSAVASAPPAASASADAAPPTIPAKTTATPAVQTPVVKATVSAAPASSTTKTKKVKGFND from the coding sequence ATGAGCGACTCGACGAATTCCACACTTCAGCCTGGTGATGTCCTGCTGGGCAAGTACCGCGTCGAACGAGTGCTCGGACAGGGCGGAATGGGCATGGTCGTCGCCGCTCGACACCAGCAACTGGGCGAACTGTTTGCCATCAAAGTAATGCTCCCCGAAGTTCTCGAGCATCCCGAGGCGCTCGAGCGGTTTTTACGCGAAGCACGGGCATCTGCGCGTCTTCGAGGCGAACACGTGGCCCGCGTGCACGACGTCGGAACCCTCGAATCCGGCGCGCCCTACATGGTTTTGGAATACCTGGAGGGAACCGATCTAGATAACGTTATCAGCTCACGCGGAGCGCTCGGAATCGGTGAGGCAGCATCGTATGTGTACCAAGCTTGCGAGGCGCTATTGGAGGCGCATGCGCTGGGAATCGTACACCGTGACTTGAAGCCGCCCAATTTGTTTATGATTCGACGTCCGAATGGCACGCCATGTATCAAAGTGCTCGATTTTGGTATTTCCAAGGAGCTCGGCGGGGACGCCATCAATCCGAAGCTCACGAAAACCGGCACGATCATGGGCTCGCCGCTGTACATGTCGCCCGAGCAAATGCTCGATGCCAAGGACGCGGATACGCGCAGCGATATCTGGTCGCTCGGCGTCATATTGTACGAGCTCGCGACCGGCAAGTTGCCTTTCATTGCGGAAAACATGACGGAAATCGTCGCGAAGGTGCTTTCGACGCAGCCGCTGCCGCCGAGCCAGGTTTGTCCTGGAATGTCTCCCGCGTTCGACGTGCTCGTGGGTCGATGCCTGGACAAGAACCGCGATACGCGATTTCAGACGGTGCAGGAATTCATGGCGGCCTTGCGGCCATTCGTGAACGAAAAGGACGTTGCAGGTGCGGGGGCTGCTCGCGACGGATCGTCGAGCATGGCGCAGAGTGCCGTTGGGTGGGGACAAGAGACGCTTGCGGCTGGTTCGCATGTCGTCGGAAATAGAACGGGGCGTTTTTCCAATCGAACGTGGATAGCGGCATCGGCGCTGGCTGCCGCTGTGCTGCTTGGCGGCATTGCCTTCGTCGCGACTCGACCAGCGGCGAATGAATTGACGACGCCGCCAGTGCCGACGCTGAATAGCGCCGCCATGGCGGATTCGGCCATTCCGTCCGCCGTCGCGTCTGCACCGCCGGCGGCGAGTGCATCGGCGGACGCGGCACCACCGACGATACCCGCGAAGACGACGGCGACGCCTGCGGTGCAAACGCCGGTCGTCAAAGCGACGGTGAGTGCGGCGCCTGCGTCGTCGACGACCAAGACCAAGAAAGTCAAAGGGTTCAACGATTGA
- a CDS encoding DUF3592 domain-containing protein → MNTPQTPHPGDWRGGYRAAFDRVPPAPRTPTPLARDLIFGYQGGQNALRIIGAVFLALGIPFIFIFGGGILTDLTITATGQAATGTVVATRVVTSVEVNGAHPVGIQYRYDVSGDKYEAESYTLDASILSVATAGATVPVEIVPMAPSWSRMKGTKSSKMGYAALFAFIFPIIGAAMLFYVIRANRREIRAFREGVAIKGLVVKRGEDTTTQINGKHPYEIIWEFYVDGKAYKGKLSNMNPMILQRALPDDEVTVLYDPKSPVVNTVWIE, encoded by the coding sequence GTGAACACGCCGCAAACGCCTCATCCGGGCGATTGGCGTGGAGGATATCGCGCGGCTTTCGATCGAGTTCCTCCGGCGCCGCGTACCCCGACGCCGCTCGCGCGTGATCTGATTTTCGGCTACCAGGGCGGTCAAAACGCGTTACGCATCATCGGGGCCGTGTTTCTGGCGCTTGGGATTCCTTTCATTTTCATCTTCGGCGGCGGCATCCTGACCGACCTTACCATTACGGCTACCGGCCAAGCAGCGACGGGCACGGTCGTCGCTACGCGCGTCGTCACGAGCGTCGAAGTGAATGGCGCGCACCCTGTCGGGATCCAATATCGTTACGACGTATCTGGCGACAAGTATGAGGCCGAATCGTACACGCTCGATGCCAGCATCCTTTCGGTCGCGACGGCTGGAGCGACTGTACCAGTTGAAATCGTACCAATGGCACCATCGTGGTCACGCATGAAGGGCACGAAGAGCTCGAAGATGGGCTATGCCGCCCTATTTGCCTTTATCTTCCCCATCATTGGCGCCGCCATGCTCTTTTATGTCATTCGCGCGAATCGACGAGAAATTCGCGCATTCCGTGAAGGCGTCGCCATCAAGGGGCTCGTCGTCAAGCGAGGCGAGGACACGACGACCCAGATCAATGGCAAGCACCCCTATGAAATCATTTGGGAATTCTATGTCGACGGCAAAGCCTACAAGGGCAAACTGTCGAACATGAATCCCATGATCCTCCAGCGAGCATTGCCCGACGACGAAGTGACGGTGCTTTACGATCCGAAAAGTCCGGTCGTCAATACGGTGTGGATCGAATAG
- a CDS encoding NAD(P)/FAD-dependent oxidoreductase yields the protein MFSPDAIVIGAGPNGLVAANVLADAGFSVLVLETNRRPGGAVWTEPLTNPGFLHDVGAAFFPFGQTSPALRALDLQAHGLVWKHAPFDSAHPSIDGTCSAIGRDLEASKRCLGVDGAAWEKWATWHARTRDELLGALLSTLPAVKPMLRFGIPNLLRLAAVAASSGRSFSARHFKTDAAQRIMPALALHTDVGPDDPCGAIVGFMLTMLASSGGFAVPEGGAASITRALLARLESRGGHVTLGARVRRVIVREGRASAVITEDGQEIAAQRAIVADTSAPALYLKLLDRAVVPAPIVDAMRRFSYGFGTFKMDWALDGPVPWLAEEASKAAVVHTGDSVDDLARFTAQVRRGELPDDPYLVIGQQSIADPSRAPAGKHTLWAYSRVPSRIDGGWKACAEKFADRVDDRIERLAPGFKQRVLGRFIVTPPDLEAMDENLVGGDLGGGSAQIQHQLFFRPVFPYFRYRTPIRGLYLGSSYTHPGAGVHGACGYNAAHAVIEDAS from the coding sequence ATGTTTTCCCCCGACGCCATCGTCATCGGTGCCGGTCCCAATGGGCTCGTCGCGGCCAATGTGCTCGCCGATGCCGGTTTTTCCGTGCTGGTTTTGGAAACCAATCGCCGGCCCGGTGGCGCGGTTTGGACAGAACCCCTGACAAACCCAGGATTCTTGCACGACGTCGGGGCCGCATTTTTTCCGTTTGGACAAACCAGCCCCGCTTTGCGGGCACTCGACCTGCAGGCGCACGGGCTGGTCTGGAAACACGCGCCCTTTGACAGCGCGCATCCCTCGATCGATGGCACGTGCTCTGCCATAGGCCGGGACCTCGAAGCGTCCAAACGCTGCCTCGGAGTTGACGGCGCGGCCTGGGAAAAATGGGCGACGTGGCATGCGCGCACGCGCGACGAGCTGCTCGGTGCACTGCTGTCCACGCTGCCCGCGGTAAAACCCATGCTCCGGTTTGGCATACCAAACCTCCTGCGCCTCGCAGCCGTCGCAGCTTCCTCGGGAAGGTCATTCTCCGCACGGCACTTCAAGACGGACGCGGCGCAACGCATCATGCCTGCTCTCGCTTTGCACACGGACGTTGGTCCGGACGATCCGTGTGGAGCCATCGTTGGCTTCATGCTCACGATGCTCGCTTCGAGCGGAGGGTTTGCCGTTCCGGAGGGAGGCGCCGCATCCATCACGAGAGCGCTGCTTGCGCGCCTCGAGTCGCGCGGTGGCCACGTGACGCTTGGTGCACGCGTTCGCCGCGTGATCGTGCGCGAGGGGCGCGCGAGCGCCGTCATCACGGAGGATGGCCAAGAGATCGCAGCGCAACGCGCCATCGTCGCAGATACATCGGCGCCCGCGCTCTACCTGAAGCTGCTCGACAGGGCCGTCGTGCCCGCTCCCATCGTCGACGCGATGCGCCGATTTTCTTACGGATTCGGAACATTCAAAATGGACTGGGCGCTCGATGGCCCCGTGCCTTGGCTCGCTGAAGAAGCGTCGAAGGCCGCTGTCGTGCACACGGGCGACAGCGTCGATGACCTTGCGAGGTTCACGGCGCAGGTTCGTCGGGGCGAACTGCCGGACGATCCGTACTTGGTCATCGGCCAACAATCGATTGCGGATCCGTCTCGCGCACCCGCAGGAAAGCACACGCTCTGGGCGTATTCGCGCGTGCCGTCGCGCATCGATGGAGGTTGGAAAGCGTGCGCGGAAAAGTTTGCCGATCGCGTCGACGATCGCATCGAACGGCTTGCGCCAGGCTTCAAGCAACGCGTGCTCGGGCGCTTCATCGTGACGCCTCCGGACCTCGAAGCGATGGATGAAAACCTGGTGGGTGGTGACTTGGGAGGAGGCTCGGCGCAGATCCAACACCAGCTCTTCTTTCGGCCGGTATTCCCGTATTTTCGCTATCGAACGCCGATTCGTGGCTTGTACTTGGGTTCGTCGTACACGCACCCGGGGGCAGGCGTGCACGGCGCATGCGGGTACAACGCAGCGCATGCGGTGATTGAAGATGCTTCTTGA
- a CDS encoding serine/threonine-protein phosphatase — translation MDTIVIAVIVGVVLVVVGFILLRGKGGSKPAVDDATSDASDANASGASSKPASSGAAKKARADLSGLPSLRTAEEAAEEENDITTITLSPAADKNKPLPSLGKIGSDDDDDDDNVVASTIAATPIVVDENAADDEPTRTSPYFLVSAAGQTDRGKRRKFNEDSFLVLDEQGLYIVADGMGGYAGGEVASALTVELIEQAFTTQKFDGPTYNNVPRRGAEVARSIQTANKAIYEKAQTDPLLKGMGTTVIAARFMLNKQRLYLGHVGDSRCYRLRDGKLEQITTDHTMAALGFKGAAFAHRLHRAVGTTPGVEIDLIMGRPRPNDVYLLCTDGLSKMVNDEELQQLLVDMKDPQATIDSMIKLANDKGGHDNITAVLVCVRAATEYIRSLSEKKAAN, via the coding sequence ATGGATACGATCGTCATTGCCGTCATCGTTGGAGTCGTTCTCGTCGTCGTTGGATTCATTCTCCTGCGCGGCAAGGGCGGCTCGAAGCCCGCTGTCGACGACGCGACCTCGGATGCAAGCGACGCGAATGCGTCGGGTGCTTCGAGCAAACCCGCATCGAGCGGAGCAGCCAAGAAGGCACGTGCGGACTTGAGCGGCTTGCCGAGCCTTCGCACCGCGGAAGAAGCTGCCGAAGAAGAAAACGACATCACGACGATCACGCTCAGCCCCGCTGCGGACAAAAACAAGCCGCTGCCAAGCCTGGGCAAGATCGGAAGCGACGATGACGACGACGATGACAACGTCGTCGCATCGACCATCGCCGCCACGCCGATCGTCGTCGACGAGAACGCGGCCGACGACGAGCCTACGCGCACGAGCCCGTACTTCCTCGTGAGTGCGGCGGGACAAACCGATCGCGGCAAGCGACGCAAGTTCAACGAAGACAGCTTCCTCGTGCTCGACGAACAGGGGCTCTACATCGTCGCCGATGGCATGGGTGGTTATGCCGGCGGCGAGGTTGCCAGCGCGCTCACGGTCGAGCTCATCGAGCAAGCGTTTACGACGCAGAAGTTCGATGGGCCCACCTACAACAACGTTCCGCGTCGAGGTGCCGAAGTCGCTCGGTCCATTCAAACGGCGAACAAGGCGATCTACGAGAAAGCGCAAACCGATCCGCTCTTGAAGGGCATGGGCACGACGGTCATCGCAGCGCGTTTCATGCTCAACAAGCAGCGCCTGTACCTCGGCCATGTCGGCGACAGCCGCTGCTATCGTTTGCGCGACGGCAAGCTCGAACAGATCACCACCGACCACACGATGGCCGCGCTCGGCTTCAAAGGAGCCGCTTTCGCGCATCGCTTGCATCGTGCAGTCGGCACGACGCCCGGCGTCGAAATCGACCTCATCATGGGCCGCCCGCGCCCGAACGACGTGTACCTGCTCTGCACCGATGGCTTGTCGAAAATGGTGAACGACGAAGAGCTCCAGCAGCTCCTCGTGGACATGAAGGATCCTCAAGCCACCATCGACTCGATGATCAAGCTCGCCAACGACAAGGGCGGGCATGACAACATCACCGCAGTTCTCGTCTGCGTCCGCGCCGCGACCGAGTACATTCGATCGCTCAGTGAAAAGAAGGCCGCGAACTGA
- a CDS encoding protein kinase, whose protein sequence is MSEDRLGRKVSRCSQCGQRIDSEGCPTHKLPLDESTGFPAAPEPDGHVLPQFSGYRTDRVLGCGGFGTVYAASSIGKVQRRVAIKVAHATSLDAQRRLVREQRTLEVIGPPHVPAVIEFGESAQSAPYIVMELVEGTPLAELLGARKPRLSVANVCRIAAVLLESLGAVHAKGYVHGDMKPENVLLSDNFAHATVLDLGLARRQSASSIRDYGSTPPTTMAGTLEYMSPEQCEGRSGIDVRADIYAVGVMLYEMLTGHVPFWGPAAAVREGHLSRRPARMSTSADASYGASASSVDGGAKSPTFPIPVELEEVVLRCLEKDPPARFATADALRAAIGTAIAASAAKEPRDVVTAARGDAERAAIVEPPAESRDPSPDLALGAAKPGVSAASERRTVSLLHFTSPLDPIALRSRIEAIGGYVMRAAGGRNVVNVVAFGHDGAENPARLSLRAAQDLVERGICERVWVDLATVSVATRQDGSKRLLSPQLVRGDRAPLPAGNAPIVLSPAARAVLSEADLRIVSEPHGAPVVAEQDFPMTEDPTTRLGYAGPPLVGRDDVLETLAASAFRATREQTPSIMAVFGEAGHGKSHLRRLLVERLRSLVPAVVVLDLRAREPLVGGGDCVRDLLIGALGLPTMVPLDQRRATLRDRLGASSSPEAEAALALALGWIEPRAEDTTEFPGLRALEAAPFALRATLTVAGGEALRRRAERTPLCVVLDDAQYADDATLSILEYATLAEARAPVFVCTMARPAFREMRPSWGDRAAHCGVVELDPLDAASAAALCRALLHPAENVPESAVRRLVERTQGIPLLMVELVRGLKKANIVRSRYEGARGFYLATDEIDRVPDLPLIEWLAHREIDALSPAERAHARLVATVGVDVTTEEVSGILRGILRRLDNSGDAGEFPLDARIGIDRLLAAGVLRKQRHGRVGFRHGLVREAIVRGVPEQLRRKIHLAAVEYYRDVRNTMDGAFEELRLPQLAYHAARAGHFDVAENAYFRLAEAARARHAYVDAERFYTLAVEQSDARLALASQRDEPGSAPPGSAMASRDDEQAGAGVVHRGHRRSAYRGRALMRYRVGRHHDALLDFAEARKQTDSDDFVEHAEILLDEATALDWMGDHVRSRDKVLAAKALAEGRSTPALSARLHLAIGRSSCRFSNIDEAVVALERAAAEAAALGEEGYETQVIALLLLGWLEQGLANLSNAERVLDRAVSLCESHGDALHLGSSINSRAVLRAFQGDTMGMTADFERVIALGRELGQYFLEFSGHNNLGEFLFWMDRIDDAAPHVARARSINERWAAGGFRPETILLEARIALYRGDIDHARALVQRVRGEGAAQLTAPSDDVLCSMVELATCDADDAAWDALEARSARYSVGQERIEVIEARGMAEARRGRTVAARRHFERAAALAGQIPNVLRERILRRLATLTNDET, encoded by the coding sequence ATGTCTGAAGACCGTTTGGGACGGAAAGTGTCGCGCTGTTCGCAATGCGGGCAGCGAATCGATTCGGAGGGGTGTCCCACGCACAAGCTGCCATTGGATGAATCGACCGGATTTCCGGCGGCACCCGAGCCCGATGGTCATGTTCTTCCGCAGTTTTCAGGCTACCGAACCGATCGCGTCCTCGGATGTGGTGGTTTTGGAACGGTGTACGCGGCGTCGAGCATCGGAAAGGTGCAGCGGCGCGTTGCCATCAAGGTGGCTCACGCGACGAGCTTAGACGCACAGCGGCGGCTCGTTCGCGAGCAGCGGACCCTGGAGGTCATTGGGCCGCCCCATGTTCCAGCCGTCATCGAATTTGGCGAATCGGCGCAGTCGGCGCCGTACATCGTGATGGAGCTCGTCGAAGGCACGCCTCTCGCCGAGCTCCTCGGGGCGCGTAAACCGCGGCTTTCCGTGGCGAACGTGTGCCGAATTGCTGCGGTCCTGCTCGAATCTCTCGGGGCCGTGCACGCCAAGGGTTACGTTCACGGTGACATGAAGCCGGAAAACGTACTGCTTTCGGACAACTTTGCCCACGCGACGGTGCTCGACTTGGGACTCGCTCGGCGACAGTCCGCAAGCTCGATTCGAGACTACGGTTCGACCCCGCCAACCACGATGGCTGGCACGTTGGAATACATGTCTCCGGAGCAATGCGAAGGGCGAAGCGGCATCGATGTTCGAGCCGACATCTATGCCGTCGGCGTGATGCTATATGAGATGCTCACGGGGCACGTGCCGTTTTGGGGGCCTGCCGCTGCAGTGCGGGAAGGGCATCTGAGTCGTCGGCCGGCGCGTATGTCGACCAGTGCCGACGCGAGCTACGGGGCGAGCGCGTCGAGCGTCGATGGTGGGGCGAAAAGTCCGACTTTCCCGATCCCGGTAGAGCTCGAAGAAGTCGTGTTGCGGTGCCTCGAAAAGGACCCGCCGGCTCGCTTTGCGACCGCGGACGCTCTTCGTGCGGCGATCGGCACGGCGATTGCCGCGTCGGCTGCGAAGGAACCTCGCGACGTCGTGACGGCGGCACGCGGCGATGCGGAGCGTGCAGCGATTGTCGAGCCGCCTGCGGAATCACGGGACCCATCGCCGGATCTCGCGCTTGGCGCTGCGAAACCGGGCGTTTCGGCTGCGAGCGAACGTCGCACGGTGAGCCTTTTGCACTTCACCTCGCCGCTCGATCCGATTGCGCTGCGTTCGCGCATCGAGGCGATTGGGGGCTACGTGATGCGTGCTGCTGGAGGGCGCAACGTCGTGAATGTCGTCGCCTTTGGGCATGATGGCGCAGAAAACCCAGCGCGGCTTTCGTTGCGGGCAGCGCAAGACTTGGTTGAACGGGGCATTTGCGAGCGTGTGTGGGTCGATTTGGCGACGGTGTCGGTCGCCACGCGCCAAGACGGGTCCAAGCGTTTGCTCAGCCCGCAACTTGTGCGTGGGGATCGTGCGCCGCTGCCTGCAGGAAATGCGCCGATCGTTCTTTCGCCGGCGGCACGGGCGGTTCTCAGCGAAGCGGACTTGCGCATCGTGTCGGAACCGCACGGCGCGCCGGTCGTTGCCGAACAGGATTTTCCCATGACGGAAGACCCGACGACGCGGCTCGGGTATGCCGGTCCGCCGCTCGTTGGGCGCGATGACGTGCTCGAAACGCTCGCTGCGAGCGCGTTTCGTGCCACGCGTGAACAGACGCCCTCGATCATGGCCGTGTTCGGGGAAGCGGGCCATGGCAAGAGCCACCTGCGCAGGTTGCTCGTCGAACGCCTTCGTTCGCTGGTGCCTGCTGTCGTCGTGCTCGATTTGCGTGCGCGCGAGCCGCTCGTGGGTGGTGGTGACTGTGTTCGAGATTTGCTGATCGGAGCGCTCGGGCTGCCGACGATGGTGCCACTCGATCAGCGTCGTGCGACGTTGCGTGATCGCCTGGGAGCTTCGAGCAGTCCGGAAGCGGAAGCGGCGCTGGCATTGGCGCTTGGATGGATCGAGCCGCGCGCCGAAGACACGACGGAGTTTCCAGGGCTCAGGGCTCTCGAGGCCGCTCCGTTCGCGCTCCGAGCGACGCTAACCGTTGCTGGTGGTGAAGCGCTTCGGCGCCGTGCCGAGCGCACGCCGCTTTGCGTGGTTCTCGATGATGCGCAATACGCCGACGACGCGACCCTATCGATCCTCGAATACGCAACGCTTGCCGAGGCGCGAGCGCCGGTGTTCGTGTGCACGATGGCGCGGCCGGCTTTTCGGGAAATGCGGCCTTCGTGGGGTGATCGCGCTGCACATTGCGGGGTCGTAGAGCTCGACCCGCTCGATGCTGCGAGCGCCGCGGCGCTGTGTCGAGCGCTGCTTCATCCTGCCGAAAACGTTCCGGAATCGGCCGTGCGCCGGCTGGTCGAACGCACGCAAGGCATTCCGCTCCTGATGGTCGAGCTCGTGCGCGGATTAAAGAAGGCGAACATCGTGCGCAGCCGTTACGAAGGCGCGCGAGGGTTTTACCTCGCAACCGACGAAATCGATCGAGTGCCGGATCTTCCGCTCATCGAATGGCTCGCTCACCGTGAAATCGACGCGTTGTCCCCCGCAGAACGAGCGCACGCGAGGCTCGTTGCAACCGTGGGTGTAGACGTGACCACCGAAGAGGTGTCCGGCATTTTGCGTGGGATTCTGCGTAGGTTGGACAATTCGGGTGATGCCGGCGAATTTCCTCTCGATGCGCGCATTGGCATCGATCGGCTGCTTGCGGCGGGCGTTTTGCGAAAGCAGCGGCATGGTCGCGTGGGTTTCCGCCACGGGTTGGTGCGCGAAGCGATCGTGCGCGGTGTTCCCGAACAACTGCGGCGCAAGATTCATCTCGCGGCCGTCGAATATTATCGCGATGTGCGCAACACCATGGACGGCGCTTTCGAAGAACTGCGCCTCCCGCAGCTCGCATATCACGCCGCACGTGCGGGCCACTTCGACGTCGCCGAGAATGCGTACTTTCGGCTCGCAGAAGCCGCTCGAGCTCGTCACGCGTACGTCGATGCCGAACGGTTTTACACGCTTGCAGTCGAACAGTCCGACGCGCGGTTGGCGCTCGCGTCACAACGCGACGAACCGGGTTCGGCGCCGCCCGGCTCCGCGATGGCCTCGCGTGATGACGAACAGGCCGGGGCGGGAGTCGTTCACCGTGGTCATCGACGCAGCGCGTACCGCGGTCGCGCGCTCATGCGGTATCGCGTCGGTCGTCATCACGACGCGCTGCTCGATTTCGCCGAGGCGCGCAAGCAAACGGATTCGGACGATTTCGTCGAACATGCGGAGATTTTGCTGGATGAAGCCACGGCGCTCGATTGGATGGGCGACCATGTGCGTTCCCGCGACAAAGTCCTCGCCGCCAAGGCACTTGCAGAAGGACGATCGACGCCGGCGCTCTCGGCTCGTTTGCATTTGGCGATCGGGCGTTCGAGCTGTCGGTTCTCGAACATCGACGAAGCCGTCGTGGCGCTCGAGCGCGCTGCGGCCGAGGCCGCAGCATTGGGCGAGGAGGGGTATGAGACGCAGGTGATCGCGCTGCTTCTGCTTGGCTGGCTCGAACAGGGACTCGCCAACTTATCCAACGCCGAACGGGTGCTCGACCGAGCCGTGTCGCTATGCGAGTCGCACGGCGATGCGCTTCATCTGGGAAGCTCCATCAACAGCCGTGCAGTTCTTCGTGCCTTTCAAGGCGACACCATGGGCATGACGGCCGACTTCGAGCGTGTCATCGCGCTCGGGCGCGAGCTTGGTCAGTACTTCCTCGAGTTTTCTGGACACAACAACCTCGGCGAATTCCTTTTTTGGATGGATCGTATCGATGACGCAGCGCCACACGTTGCGCGTGCGCGCAGCATCAACGAGCGCTGGGCTGCGGGTGGCTTTCGCCCCGAGACGATTCTCCTCGAAGCGCGCATTGCGCTTTATCGAGGCGACATCGACCATGCGCGGGCGCTCGTTCAGCGCGTACGCGGTGAAGGGGCCGCGCAGCTCACGGCTCCCTCGGACGACGTCTTGTGCTCGATGGTGGAGCTTGCAACGTGCGATGCCGACGATGCTGCGTGGGATGCGCTCGAGGCGAGGAGCGCGCGGTATTCGGTGGGGCAGGAGCGCATCGAAGTGATCGAAGCGCGAGGCATGGCGGAAGCTCGACGCGGCAGGACGGTCGCGGCTCGGCGCCACTTCGAGCGAGCCGCTGCGCTTGCGGGCCAGATTCCCAATGTCCTTCGAGAGCGCATTCTCCGTCGCCTCGCCACTCTGACGAACGACGAGACGTGA
- a CDS encoding serine/threonine protein kinase, giving the protein MERLEESSGSGGRDEHLDEPREDKPLPPDTVIGGYVVERRIARGGCGSVYLARHAESNEQVAVKILHPTLAPMPKMISRFIREVELLRRLRHPHIVEIREVGSLEDGTPFFAMDYLPGVTLDALLAARGRLSPEEALAIMEPICAALGAAHAAGIVHRDVKASNVMVMDGPSGDVKLLDFGIAKLVEPSSSGTGLTSVNRQIGTLTIMAPEQLLCAPVDARTDVYALGALLYRLLTGRLPFESSWPGELVRKHLEEPAPRPSERAPLSRELDAVVLKCLEKRPERRYESVHALMRALRHAISAGTGRSLFAETPRFAIGLYVELRLRADAEDDADNLAAEIERVLSMAEERLRDNSFLLCTSTSAEVLGIRLLSRDPSTWPAGRNAALRFALDFHDELVHRPNGDPRVHVNVSIHAGEIMVRDRMDGEAEISGGQLSRTGDWAAAEEAPALCATWEILDGLDDFEAAPGPDPLVLVSRQH; this is encoded by the coding sequence ATGGAACGATTGGAGGAATCGAGCGGCAGTGGAGGACGCGACGAACACCTCGATGAGCCACGCGAGGACAAACCCTTGCCTCCAGACACCGTGATTGGTGGCTACGTCGTCGAGCGCCGCATCGCCCGCGGCGGCTGCGGGTCCGTCTATCTTGCTCGCCATGCCGAGAGCAACGAGCAGGTGGCGGTCAAAATTCTGCATCCGACGCTCGCCCCAATGCCAAAGATGATCAGCCGCTTCATACGCGAAGTGGAGCTCTTGCGACGCCTTCGTCATCCGCACATCGTCGAGATTCGCGAAGTGGGATCGCTCGAGGACGGCACGCCATTTTTTGCAATGGACTACCTCCCCGGCGTGACGCTCGATGCGCTGCTCGCCGCTCGAGGACGTTTGTCGCCAGAAGAAGCGCTCGCGATCATGGAGCCCATATGCGCAGCCCTCGGCGCTGCCCATGCCGCCGGCATCGTGCACCGCGACGTGAAAGCCAGCAATGTGATGGTCATGGACGGCCCGAGCGGTGACGTCAAGCTTCTCGATTTCGGAATCGCCAAGCTCGTCGAACCATCGTCGTCCGGCACGGGCCTCACGTCCGTCAATCGTCAAATCGGTACCCTCACGATCATGGCCCCCGAGCAGCTTTTGTGCGCACCGGTGGACGCTCGCACGGACGTGTATGCACTCGGCGCCCTTCTTTATCGCTTGCTGACTGGACGATTGCCATTCGAATCGTCCTGGCCGGGGGAGCTCGTGCGAAAACACTTGGAAGAACCCGCGCCGCGCCCGAGCGAAAGAGCGCCATTGTCCCGCGAGCTCGATGCGGTGGTATTGAAATGCCTCGAAAAACGCCCCGAACGTCGTTACGAGTCGGTGCATGCGCTCATGCGCGCCTTGCGCCACGCCATTTCCGCAGGAACGGGACGATCGCTCTTCGCTGAAACGCCTCGATTTGCCATTGGACTTTATGTGGAATTGCGCCTGCGGGCCGACGCCGAAGACGACGCCGACAATCTAGCCGCCGAAATCGAGCGAGTTCTCTCCATGGCCGAAGAACGGCTTCGCGACAATTCGTTTCTGCTTTGCACGAGCACGAGTGCCGAGGTGCTGGGAATTCGGCTACTATCGCGCGATCCATCGACATGGCCGGCCGGACGAAATGCTGCATTACGATTTGCACTGGATTTTCACGACGAGCTCGTGCACCGCCCGAATGGCGATCCGCGCGTGCACGTGAACGTTTCGATTCATGCTGGTGAAATTATGGTGCGCGATAGAATGGATGGCGAAGCAGAAATTTCCGGGGGACAATTGTCCCGCACCGGTGATTGGGCGGCAGCAGAAGAGGCGCCGGCATTATGCGCTACATGGGAAATCCTCGACGGTCTCGACGATTTCGAAGCTGCACCGGGACCCGACCCGCTCGTATTGGTCAGCCGACAGCATTGA